Genomic window ([Eubacterium] hominis):
TTAATAATGTGAAAATCATGCCTACATTTGTTGTATCACCTGTATCAGCACCATTACTATGTGCTGCATTATTTGAAACGATCGCATATGTTGAATTATGATTGGTATCAAATTCAATATAATCACTGCCCTTACGAGTAACCATATCTGTAACATTTCCATTATCGTCAATAAATACCACTTTTACATCTTTTGACAAGATATCAGCACTTACTTTAATACGTACAGAAATCGTACCATCAGGTTTCACGATTGTTCCATCTTTTACAAGTGAAATATCAAACGCTTTTTCAATTGTAAAGTTCTTCAATAAATCTTTATCCTTGATAATTTCAGTTAACTCTTTAACCTCTGTTTCAGAATATTCCTTAGTTATCAGCTGTGTGCCAGCTTCAACTTTGCCAATCACACTAATAGTTTCTGTATGATTTGTGATAACATTTTTATCTTCATTATCATTATCTGGTGTTGCAGGAGTATCTGGTTCAGTTGGCTTTTCTGGTTCTACTGGTTTTTCTTCTTCAGCTTTCAACAATCCATTCATCGCATTTTCCAATGCTAATACAGCTTTATCAATTGTTTTTTGATCTGCATTTTTATCTGCTAGTACTGTTTTCGCATCTTTTAATGCTGCTTCCAATGTTGTCCATGTTTCAGCTGTATAATCAGCTTTATTCAGTTTTTCAGCAGTTGCTATTGTTGCATTTAATTTTGTTAAATCTACTTTTTCAACTTCTCTTAAGCCTTTCACTGCATCATTTAATTTAGATAATGCCGCATCTACTTCTTTTTGTGTATTTTCTTTTGTGATTGCTTTTGCTTCTTTTAATGCTGTTTCCAAAGTTGCCCATGTTTCGGCTGTATAATCTACTTTATTCAGTTTTTCAACAGTTGCTATTGCTGCATTTAATTTTGTTAAATCTACTTTTTCAACTTCTTTTAAGCCTTTTACTGCATCATTTAATTTAGATAATGCTGCATCTACTTCTTTTTGTGTCTGATCTTTTGTGATTGCTTTTGCTTCTTTTAATGCTATTTCCAAAGTTGCCCATGTTTCAGCTGTATAATCAGCTTTATTCAATTTTTCTGCATTTGCAATCGCTGCATTCAATTCTGTTAAATCCGCTTCAATTATACCACCCTTAAGAATACGCATTTCGGTTAATGCTGCATAATCATTGCCTTCTTCTGTACTCACAGCATCTAATACAACAAATTTCACTTGTTTTGCCATATATTCTTTTTGATCATCAAACTTAAGAATCTGCCATCCATTATCATTCGCATCTAATTTTCCATCAGTAATAACTTTTGTCCAATCATCAGATTCAGAATTTTTAATATAGACTTCATATTTTGTAATCGTACCATTTCCACCATCAGTTCTTGGTAAATATCTTAATCCACTTACCATCTGTTCATCATTTAATGTAAATGTTAAATAGTGTTTAGCACGATCAGAACCACCATATGTTGTGTGCCATTTTGTACCAGTATTTCCATCTAATACTTTATCCGGGCTGCCTTCACCATATTCTTCGCCTCGTGTTTTTTCATAATCCCCTGCTTCTACAGAAATCGTTTTCACATCTATATCTTTTGATGTATCTTCTGCAGGACTTTTGAAGTTTTTAACAGAGAAGTTTTCAAGAATATTAGCACCTAAATCTTTTAAATTTAAATTGGTTGGTGTAGACGTATATTCATCATCACCACGTGCCCATGTCCATTCCCATGTAAACCAATTTGGATCAGATACATTTTCACCAGTTTCTAATTCTGTTGAGCGATTATCAATCCAAATCTGCCAACGTGCTTTATAGAAATCATTAATTAATCCTGACCATTGACGGTTAGAATAATCATGTAATCCACCACTTTCTGACTGATTAATAGATCCCCAAGTAGTGATTAAAGACTTCGCATTTAATTCATATAATTCTTTTGTGAAATCATCCGTACCATCTGCAAGTCTTTTCGCCTGATTTACCCAAGTTCCTAGTAAGTAATATTTACTGGTGCTTGTGACTTTATCCATGTGATCAATGATAGAAAGGAATGTATTACTAGCTTCAGTGAATTTTTCTAAACTTCCACTATCGTAAGCTGCTTTCATTGTTTTCAAAGATTCTTGTGCACTATTACTCAATACCTGTTCTAGTACAGTTGCTAAATCATAACGATATCCTTCACTGTCTTTTAATTTATCATAATCTTCCATTAATAGTTGTGCTGCTTTTTCAAGGTCCTCCTTGTTATAATCAATCTCAGCATTTCCCCATGTAGAGGCAGCACTAATATTGAATGCAGGACGTGAATTTGCAACAGATTCAGGTGCACCCTGTCCTTTTTGATTCAGGCTTGCTTTGTATACTGTATCTTTTAAAATCTTCAATGCTTCTTGTGCTGATTTACTTTCTGCACCATAACGACGTGTTGCATAATCATTTAACCAAGTATCTAAATCGATAACTTTTAAATCTTTTGTAGCATCGTCTGTCCATACAGTTTCAAATAAGAAATCATATAATAATGGATTATTTACACTTGCTTCTGGTGTAATACCAATACCCTGTACATATTTTTGAGTATTGAATACCTTAGGAATATTATTAGCCAAGTTATCTAAATGACCATGTAACCCTAAACGACCACCAAAGTTATTTAACATACAGAATACCCATGGTTTTCCATCAAATTCTGGATCATTACCATAAGATCCTCCACCATTATCAGCATAATGTGGTGTTTTATCTGCATATAAATCAAGAATTAATGCATGTTCTTCTCTTCCATCAATACCATCTAATAATCCAGAAGAAGGATTTCCCTGCCATGATTGAATGATCCATACAGCATCATTATCAAAATCAAGCATAGAATCTAATACTTTGCTTGCAACAGTTTGTGTTGACATACCACCTGTAATTCCACCTTCATGGAATGGATCTGTTGCATAATACTGAGTAATATCGCCATAAACTTCTTTTTGTGACTCATAGAATAGTTTTGCATATTTTGCATATGTTTCAGAATCCGTTTTCAACATATCCGGACGTTGGAAACTACACCATGTTCCCTGTTTGATAACATCATTTGCAGCATCAGCATCATGTTCTGCTAAATCATTTGGTACCATACCACTATATCCTTGTAAAACTGGCTGCATACCAAGTTTTCTCATAGATAATTGATTTTGTCTTGCTAGTTCTGTTCTCTGTTCAAACCAAGAATCATGAACTGGTCCACCAAATCCAGATAAGTTCCCCATATAAGCCCATGCGTAATAAGCAGGCCCAGCGATAAAGTCTTTGATATCCTGATGCTCATAACCAACTTTACCAAGGAATCTTCTCCATACTTCTTCCTGACCAGTCGCATCCAATACAACGTTAACACCGTTTAATGCTAACCAATCCATTTCAGCACGCCATTCATCGACACCATAGAAAGGCATAGAATATGATAATGTACAGTAGTTATATGCATAACGTACTTTCGCTTTTGTTTCTTTAAATACTGTTCCATCAACTGCAACGATTGATTCAGGCATAACTACCTGATCTCCAACCTGAGAAATATTTACATAACAGTCATATTTTAAGTATTCATTTAATCCCATTGCCAAAGATACACCATTATTACCTTTGATATGGATTTTACCGTTTACGTTAGATAATTCATAATAATCATAATCATGTCCTTTAGGATTTTCAGCGATTTCTAATGTAAACCAGTCTTTATATTCAGTGCCTAAACGACGTTCGATAATTCCATAAACTTCATCATATGTATCTTGATTCGTGATATTTGCTAATTGCGCAGCATAATTTGTATCTGCATAACTTGCTACATTGACTGCTGGAGTTTCCTGAAGGGCAGTATTACTCTTTTCACCAAATACACGAACTTCATTTATAGATGAAGCAGCACTAGCAGAATTATATGTTACATAAATACGAACATAACGTGCTTCAGTACCTGTAGCATCATATTTCTCACCATTTTCACCACAAGCTTCAGTACTTGATTTTTCAGCTAATTTTGTGAAATCACGACCATTTAAACTTGTGAAGATTTCATATTGTGAATATCCTTTTTCAGGTGTATATACCTCGATACCACTTAAATTATAATTTGCTTCTAAATCAATATCCGCATAACCTGGATAAGAAGTACCATTCCATACAGTTTTGTGTTACCATCAACAATACTGCTTGCTTTTGAACGATTTGAATTGGTATGTACTGGTTTTTTATAAGCGATACTTTCTGTATCTACAACTTCTTTCTCACTACCATATATACCAAATTCTGCAATAGCTGGCCAGCCATTACCAGCAACACCATCAATTGCATTTGTTGTTTTATGCATTACAATACGGATATCACTATATTGTGCTGCTTCAATAGGATATGCCTGATAGAAATTATCTGTACGATTTGCTGTTTGATGATCAACTAATGTTTGATATTTGCCATCTTTACCATTTCTACCTAAAATACTATATTCAAATTTATAGTCAAATGGTTCTTCATCAACATGTTCAAAATAGATATCAAATGCATCGATTGTACGTGTATCATCAAAGCTTAAATCAATATTGCGTTCATCACTTTGCTGATCATTATGAAACTTATATAAAGTAGATGGATCATTATCAGTTAAATTTTCTGGATTTTGTGGATCCACTCCATCTGTAGATATTGTTGCCTGTGAAGCGATATTGTTATAGCTTGATATTTTTTCTTCTTGAGTTTCATATGCTTCAATTTCACGAATAGATGGCCATAAAGTAATTCCCTCTGTTGATCCATCTGTTCTTTGTACCTTAGATAATCTAACTAAAACATGTGAGATACTTTTAACTTCAGTTGCATCAAACTCAACTGTACTGCCTAAAGGTTGTGCTTCTTTTTTGGTAGAAAAAGAACGCCAATCACTTTCTGTATCTGTAATCCCATTGATTGCATATAAAATTTCTACATCAACTGCTGCTTTATCTGCCCAATCAGCTGATCCTAGTTTTACTACAACTTTATTTACGGATGTAGGTTTTTCTAATTTTAATGTTACATCTGTTGGAAATTCACTTCTTCCCAGTGCCCATGCTGTTGTATCATCCCCATCATTGATATTTTTTGCTAGACCACCATAAACAGTATCTTCACCATCTGTGATGACTTCTGCATCTTTTGCGACATTCACCTCAACTTCTTTTGCGCTCAAAAATTCGAGTTGCCCCGCAAACATACTGAATGCAACACAACCAGTTAGAATTAGTTTAGAACTTTTTTCTAATACTTTTTTCATACTTGCTCCTTTCATGTATTCAACTATACATTTTGAAAGCCCTACTCTTTCAACATGATAATTGTATACGAAAAGAAATTGTACATTTTTGTTATTTTTGTCAAAATTTTGCAAAAAAAAGCAGTCGCTTTTAAAAGAGGTTACGATACTCCTTTGGTGATATGCCAACTGCTTTTTTAAATGCTTTCGCAAAATAACTTTGAGAGCGAAAGCCCACATGAAATGCGACTTCTTTTAAAATAATACCCTGACGTATCAACTTTTTCGCTTCTTTGATACGAATATCATTTAATATTTCCACAAAACTTTTTCCATTATTATTGCTTAACATTCGACTTAAATAGGAAGGTGATACATCTAATTCTTCTGCCACCTCATTCAAGCTGATTTGTTTCATATAATTTGCTTTGATATAATCAATTGCTTTTTTTGAAATATGATCCAGCTTCTGATATTTCATCAATTTTGCTGAACGTAAAATATTATAAAAACGGTAGACAACTTCCATTTCAATTGTTTGATGAGGATGGTGGAAATCAATTGTAACTTTGACATCATCTGGAGTAATGCCATATTGAAAATGAAGTTTATCTGATAGCACATGCAATGCATCGTTTAAGAATTGTTGTCCACCTCCTATATTCAATTTTTCCTTCTGGATACATGCAACCGCAAAGTTTTTTAGCTCCTCCTTCAATATCTTTTCTTCATCATTTTCAAGATAATCTAACCACTCACTGATAAAGAAATTGATTTCGTGTTCTTTTTTATTTTCACTATATACTTGTTTCTCTTTATCAATTGAACGATTGATAATCGCATGGGTATAAGACACATATAACTGCTCCAGATCATTTTGAATACTGCCGATTCCATATTTGCTAATATGGTGACGATTAAATATTTGAAGAAGATCATCAACATTTTTATCTAACATTTCATGATTTGCGATAATGAATAAAATAATATCATTTTTCATTTCTGTTTTTAAAACTGATAAACCAGAATCCTCAATTTCCTGTATGACAAATTTTAAATACTGATCATCACTTTTATCCACAATTATACAAAAGCCAGAAGAAAACTGAATATTCAAGAGTTTTAAATGCTGCTGGATCATGATTTCATCCTGTCCAGTTAGAATTAAATGTGCACACTCATTTAAAAGAAATGGCTTTGTATGATTGATTTTTTCCACTAAGGCAGAAGTCTGCATCTGCTGGTTCTTGTGGCTTTTTAAGATACCGACTGCTTTTGATAAGTTTTCAATAATGATATGAATATCTGCCGGCTTTAAAATAAAGTCCTCTACGTGTAAACGAATAGCTTCTTTCGCATAAGAAAAATAGTCATAGGAAGTAAGAATAAAACAGATACTGTCTTTTACTTTCATTGCACGAATTTCTTTTAATGCTTCCAAGCCACTTTTCATTGGCATATTGATATCCATTAATATGATATCGCAAGGATGTTCACTATAAATCTGAATAGCCTCTTGCCCATTGGCTGCTGTATAAATATGTTCAATTGGTAAATCTGCTTTTTCTATCATCATTTTCAGATAGTCACGCTCTATTTTTTCATCTTCTGCAATTAATAAATCCATATCTTTTTCCTTTCTTTTTTATAAATTGGCTGTGTTAATTCTTGCGGTAAAAGAAAAGCCACAATCAATATCACTTTCAATTTGTATTTCAATATGTTCTCTATAAAACATCTCTAAACGTTTGATAACATTGTATAAACCAAGATGATTTTTACCATCATCTTTTTGATAACTGTTTTTGATAAATTCATTTAATTTATCCTGTGACATTCCTTCCCCATTATCAGATACGGATATCGTGATGATCTGATCTTCTTTTGTGATAAAAATTTCTACTTCCCCATCCTGCATCACATTGGATAATCCATGCTTTAAAGAGTTTTCTACAAGTGGCTGTAAAATCATGCCGGGTATTCTGATATCATTGATTTCATCTTCGTGTTCCACATGAACAATAAAATCAATACGATCTCCTAAACGAAGTTTTTGTATATCAATATACGCACGAATTGCCTCTAATTCTTTTCTTAAATCACTGATTTTATTCTGCATATCCAGCCCATATCGAAGTAGCTGACTGGTTTTTAAAATCATATCAGAAGCCGTTTGTGTTTCTCCTATTTCTACTAATCGATTGATCATATTTAATGTATTGAATAAGAAGTGTGGATTGATTTGATTTTGAAGCATTTGTAATTCACTTTGAATTAGCAATTCATCTTTTCTTAAACTTTCGTTTTCCTGTGCCAATAAGCGTTTTTCAAGATTGGCTTTCTGACGTTCTGCGTCAAAATTCTTTTGAATCTGATCTGCCATATCATTTAAAGCTAAACATAATTCTTCCATTTCCTGCCCACTATCAGAAATTAAACGTAAATCATATTTTCCCTCTTTTACCTTATTGATATTATGAAGTAATAAATCCAAAGGCTTGCTTAAGGAATTCATAATATGATACATGAAATACAGAACCCAAATGGATAGAATCAACACCAATAAAAAGCTAAAACCTGTTGTCAATGTTTTTAACTGACTCAGCCTCACCTCTTCACTTTGCATAGACTTGGTGATCATTTGATAGTAATCACTGCTTGTATTGAAAATCAAACGATAATATTGTTGTAACGTATTATAATTTTCTTCATAATCAGGTTTATCATTATCAAAATCTCTTGCAATCTTATGGCATAGTTGATTATATTTTTTACTCATATTTTCCAACAAGGAAAATCGCCATGATTCTTGAATGTAGGTTTTCTTTTCTAATCTTTTTAAACAATTAGATGCTTGATTATAGGATGTTTCATATTTCTGCATTGCATGTTCACTATCTGTGTATAAGTAATCTTTGATATGTGTGGATGCTTCTTCCATATTTCCATAATACTCTAACATTAGATTATAAGCTTGAAGCAGATCATTGTATTTTCGTAAAACATTGGAATTGATGGAGTTGAATACAAATAAGAAAACTAAGATACAGATAATCAATATAAAGTTGGCGGAATGCATCCGTTTTCTAAAACTTTTACTTTTTTTCATTTAAATCACCTTTATATGTATCCACGTTTTCCTTCGTTACCATCATAAGCGTAGGATAAACAGTAGTACTTTCCGGCTTTTTTCCATGATCCAGATATTCCATCATCAATTTGATACTCTGATATCCATAATCATAAAAAGAAGTCACAATACTGCCATCGATATCTCCGTTTTTGATCATAGAAATCGTTGCCGGCATATCATCAACGGCATAAATTAAAATATGTTTACGGATATTCATTTCTTTAGCTGTTTCTGCACATGGTTCTGCGGATTCAGCTGCGAAATTTATCGCAACATTGATATCGGGATATTGACTTAAAACATTTTTCCATTCTCTTTTTGCACGAACGATATCTGATTTAGAATCACTGATATCCACTAATTCATAACCACCAGGATGTTGTTGGAATACGGATTTTATTTGTTCAATCTGTTGTTTTGCGATAGAAAAATCAGATTCTGCGACCTGTATTGCAATCTTTAATTTCTCTTTGGTTCCAAGATGTTTTTCAACATCCTTTAACATCAGTTCTGCCTGTTGTTTAAAATCTTTTCCCATATATGCAAATCGTTCACTATCCGGCTGATCACTATCTACCAAAATAAGTGGTATCCCATCTTCTTTCGCCTCTTGTATCAAAGATGAATCAATAACTCCTTGTGTAATGATGCCATCTGCCTGTTGTAGAATACCTGTTTCAATTACTTCATTCATTTTTTCGGTATCTATGACATTGGGACCAATCCAATCACAATGGACATGATAAAAATCACAGGCGCTGTCCAATCCTGCTTTCGCTTGTAACCATATCGTATGATCACGTAGTGGTGTGGCAAATAAAAAATAGCGATCATTTTCATTTGCTGCTGGTTCTGTTTTACCATAACAACCTGCCAGCATTAAAATACATAATAAACTTATTAATTTATTTTTCATGCGTTACCCTCATACAATCTTTCGCTGGTATTATAACGGCATTTATGGTATTTGTATAGAATCCCCTATAGACTTCACATAATTTTCACACTTAATAATAAAGCAAAACGATGTATTGATTTATGAATATTCTTTCTTTACTTTTTTCAAACCATATCAAAAATTATGTAAAAAAATTTCTTTAAAAATATTCGTGAAAAATATCACAATGAACTATTTTTGTAGTATAATACTAAATAGTAAGAGGTTACAACAAAATAAGGAGGACATTTAAACATGCAAAGATTTACATTACCTAGAGATTTGTACCATGGCGAAAACGCCCTGGAAGCCTTGAAAACATTAGAAGGAAAGAAAGCTATCGTATGTGTTGGCGGTGGTTCTATGAAACGTTTTGGTTTCTTGGATAAAGTTATTGCTTATCTTGAAGAAGCTGGAATGGAAACAAAATTATTTGAAGGTATTGAACCAGATCCATCCGTAGATACTGTTATGAAAGGTGCTGCTGTGATGGCTGAATTTGAACCAGACTGGATTGTCGCAATCGGTGGTGGTTCTCCAATTGATGCCGCTAAAGCTATGTGGATCAAATATGAATATCCAGAATTAACATTTGAAGATATGTGCAAAGTATTTGGTATCCCTAAATTACGTAAAAAAGCTAAATTCTGTGCTATCTCATCTACAAGTGGTACAGCAACAGAAGTTACAGCTTTCTCAATTATCACAGATTATAAAAAAGGTATTAAATACCCAATTGCTGACTTTGAAATCACACCAGATATCGCTATCGTAGACCCTGCTTTGGCAGAAACAATGCCAGTAAAATTAGTAGCACACACAGGTATGGATGCGATGACACACGCCATTGAAGCTTATGTATCTACAGCAAATATGGAATATACAGATGCTTTGGCAATTCACGCGATTGAATTGATTCAGAAAACATTAGTTAAATCTTACAATAAAGATATGGACTGCCGTCACAAAATGCACGATGCACAATGTTTGGCTGGACAGGCATTCTCTAATGCTTTATTAGGTATCGTTCACTCTATGGCTCACAAAACTGGTGCTGTATTCCAGGATTGTGGTGCACACATTATTCATGGTGCAGCAAATGCTATGTATCTGCCTAAAGTTATCGCATTTAACGCAAAAGATGAAACTGCGAAAAAACGTTATGGTGTCATTGCGGACTACATGCACTTAGGTGGAAATAATGATGATGAAAAAGTTGCATTATTGATTGCTTACTTACGTAAGATGAATGATGATTTAAATATTCCTCACTGTATCGCTCATTATGGTGCTGATGGTTTACCTGCTGAAACAGGATTTGTACCAGAAGAAGTATTCCTTGAAAGAGTAGAAGATATTGCCGCAAATGCAATCTTAGATGCTTGTACAGGAAGCAACCCTCGTCAGCCATCTCAGGAAGAAATGGTAAAACTACTGAAATGCTGTTACTACGATACAGAAGTAGATTTCTAATATAAAAAAAGTTGTGACAATTAGCAAATCGCTAGTTGTCACATTTTTTAATATGCTTCAATTTTTTTAATCAAAGCCGGCAATTCTCCCATATGTGAAATGACATAAGATGCGCCTGCAGCTTTATACTCTTTTGTTAATTGCTTTTTTCTTTCTGCTTTTTCTGTTTCAGAAAGCTGTTCATATTCTTGCTTTGTTAATCCCATTAAAGAACTTCCTTCCAGAATACCAACACTAATAACACCTGCAGCTGTTCCTTCTTTGATATCAGAAATTGTATCACCAACTTTTATCACCTCAGATACAGATGATATATGTAAGGCCTTCATATTCTCAAATATCATATAGGGATATGGACGGCCATAATTATTTACCTGATTCGGTGTAATCCAGAAATCTGGGCTATATCCATTTTCTTTTGCCTTTGATACAACAATTTGCATCATTTCATCTGTATATCCTGTCGTAGAGCCAATACGGATCCCCATATTCCTTAACTCCCGTATTGTTTCTAAAACATATGGTTTGATATCCACAAATTGATCTAATATTTTTAAAAGGCTTGATGTAAACTGGGTATGCATGATATCAACATCCTTATCTGTTGGCTCTTTTCCATATCGTTTGATCCATTGACTTTTGATTTCAGGCATTTCTAACATTGTTTTGATATGATCCCATTTTAATAATCCCATTGGTTTTCTTGTTTCTTCCATAGTGACATGAATGCCATATGATTGAAAGATTTCCATAAATGCCTGTACTGGCGCAAAACATCCATAATCGACAGTTGTTCCTGCCCAATCAAATATAACTGCTGAAATTTTCATAATATCTCTATCCTTTCCTTTCCATATATTCTTTCATAATCCTTGATAGTTTTTGTATATCTTCTTCATATATTTCACCAATCACACCAATTCGAAAAGTTTCTTTATCTGTTAGTTTCCCTGGGTATATTGCATATCCACGTGCTTTAATGTACTGATACATTTCATGAAAATCAAAGTTTTTTCCTTCGGGATACAGGAATGTTGCGATAATTGGTCCCTGATTTGCTTTATCCACATATAAAGTAAACCCCAACTGTTCAAAGTTTTGAATAAGTAAATTCATATTATGTTGATAGCGTTGATGACGTGCATATACGCCACCTTCCTCTTTTAACTCCTGTATCGCTTTGGAAAACGCCAAAACCACATGGGTAGGTGAAGTATAGCGCCATTTCCCATCTTTTTCCATTGTGACCCATTGATCATATAAATCCAAAGATAAGGTTCTTGCCTGATCTTTACAGTACTTTAGTTTATCGCGATTTGCGATAATAAAGGAAAAACCTGGTACTCCTTGAATACATTTATTCGCAGAGCTGATTAGGAAATCAATATACCATTCTTTCATTTTGATATCAATAGCACCAAAACTTGACATTGCATCTACGATCATAATTTTTTTATATTGATGAGAAAGTTTTCCAATAGAAGCGATATCATTTAATATACCACTGGTTGTTTCACTATGAATCATCGCAATATGTGTAATCTGTGGATTTATCTTTAATACTTCTTCTACTTTTATTGGATCAGGAATTTCATCATAAGCAAAACGCATATGCATACAATCAATATGATGATAACAGCACATTTTATAGATACGTTCTCCATAAGCACCATTGCTTAACAACAACAGACATCCATCTTTTGGTATGACGGTACTAATCACACTTTCTACACCAAAACTCCCTGATCCCTGCATAAGAATCGTCGTATATTCAGTTTCTGACACATGGGCAAAACCTAATAGATCCTTTCGTATATCCTGTGTAATCCGTTTATAATCATCATCCCATGTACAATGATCAATCATCATCGCTTCTTTTACTGTGGCAGTGGTTGTTAATGGTCCTGGGGTTAATAATTTATATGTATTCATCATACTTCTCTCCTTTATTTATTTTGACATTCTTTGAAAAATTTCTGGTGTTCTTTTAAAAGCTCTACACATAACGCCTCATGATATTGTTTAGGATAACGGCTTGCGTAATTCAAGTTTGCGGTTTCTCCTTTATATAATGCATTTGGATAAATCTGTATCAATTCCTTTCTCGCATATGTTTGTATACAATTTGCCATTTCCATTGCCAGCTCCTGATGTTCTTTATCTAATACAGCAATCGATTCACTTAACTGCATATTTCCTTCTATTGGATCAATCACTTCTATTGGTAGATTATTTTCTTTATCCTTCAGTGCTTGATGTCTTAATCCATATGCAATCGCAACTTCTCCAGAACGAAGCTTTTTCACAGGCCCTGACCCACTGGATTCTAAATGCGGTCCTACATTATCTAACAATTTCTGTAATATCTGTTTTCCTTGCGTTTCTCCATATGCTTCAATAATAGATTGCACAAGCAGCCATCCTGTTGAACTGGCATTTATATCTGGTATCGATATGTATCCTTTATAAATATCCTTTGTTAAATCTTTGATGGAGGCAGGTATTGGAAGATGCTGATCTCTGATTACTTTTGTATTGATGATGATAGCTCCTTCTAATGCAGTGAGTGGCAACGCATATGATGGGGTTGCATGTATGCTTTGTATAGGAAATGTTATATCCACAAACATGTGATTTTGTTGTTGCACACTATCTATATAATAAGAACTCATGGTAATGATATCTGCCTCTATATCTAAACCTTCTGCCATCATTTTACCGCCAAGTTCACTTGTAGATATAGATTGCAAAATATATTGATTTTCATAACCATGGGCATCTAATGCATGCTTCATTGCCATCAATGCTTCTTCATCACCATTAGAATAAATAACAATCGCATCCTTCGATCCAGCATAGGCAAATGTAAATAGCAGAATACATCCACTAATCATTAGAATCACACCTTTTTTTATTTTCATATACATCTTCTCACAAGGTTGCGATAATAATGAAATTACTTTTGTGACAATAAAATTGGTAAATAGTATCAGTA
Coding sequences:
- a CDS encoding response regulator, with translation MDLLIAEDEKIERDYLKMMIEKADLPIEHIYTAANGQEAIQIYSEHPCDIILMDINMPMKSGLEALKEIRAMKVKDSICFILTSYDYFSYAKEAIRLHVEDFILKPADIHIIIENLSKAVGILKSHKNQQMQTSALVEKINHTKPFLLNECAHLILTGQDEIMIQQHLKLLNIQFSSGFCIIVDKSDDQYLKFVIQEIEDSGLSVLKTEMKNDIILFIIANHEMLDKNVDDLLQIFNRHHISKYGIGSIQNDLEQLYVSYTHAIINRSIDKEKQVYSENKKEHEINFFISEWLDYLENDEEKILKEELKNFAVACIQKEKLNIGGGQQFLNDALHVLSDKLHFQYGITPDDVKVTIDFHHPHQTIEMEVVYRFYNILRSAKLMKYQKLDHISKKAIDYIKANYMKQISLNEVAEELDVSPSYLSRMLSNNNGKSFVEILNDIRIKEAKKLIRQGIILKEVAFHVGFRSQSYFAKAFKKAVGISPKEYRNLF
- a CDS encoding discoidin domain-containing protein yields the protein MKKVLEKSSKLILTGCVAFSMFAGQLEFLSAKEVEVNVAKDAEVITDGEDTVYGGLAKNINDGDDTTAWALGRSEFPTDVTLKLEKPTSVNKVVVKLGSADWADKAAVDVEILYAINGITDTESDWRSFSTKKEAQPLGSTVEFDATEVKSISHVLVRLSKVQRTDGSTEGITLWPSIREIEAYETQEEKISSYNNIASQATISTDGVDPQNPENLTDNDPSTLYKFHNDQQSDERNIDLSFDDTRTIDAFDIYFEHVDEEPFDYKFEYSILGRNGKDGKYQTLVDHQTANRTDNFYQAYPIEAAQYSDIRIVMHKTTNAIDGVAGNGWPAIAEFGIYGSEKEVVDTESIAYKKPVHTNSNRSKASSIVDGNTKLYGMVLLIQVMRILI
- a CDS encoding alpha-N-acetylglucosaminidase C-terminal domain-containing protein; translation: MGLNEYLKYDCYVNISQVGDQVVMPESIVAVDGTVFKETKAKVRYAYNYCTLSYSMPFYGVDEWRAEMDWLALNGVNVVLDATGQEEVWRRFLGKVGYEHQDIKDFIAGPAYYAWAYMGNLSGFGGPVHDSWFEQRTELARQNQLSMRKLGMQPVLQGYSGMVPNDLAEHDADAANDVIKQGTWCSFQRPDMLKTDSETYAKYAKLFYESQKEVYGDITQYYATDPFHEGGITGGMSTQTVASKVLDSMLDFDNDAVWIIQSWQGNPSSGLLDGIDGREEHALILDLYADKTPHYADNGGGSYGNDPEFDGKPWVFCMLNNFGGRLGLHGHLDNLANNIPKVFNTQKYVQGIGITPEASVNNPLLYDFLFETVWTDDATKDLKVIDLDTWLNDYATRRYGAESKSAQEALKILKDTVYKASLNQKGQGAPESVANSRPAFNISAASTWGNAEIDYNKEDLEKAAQLLMEDYDKLKDSEGYRYDLATVLEQVLSNSAQESLKTMKAAYDSGSLEKFTEASNTFLSIIDHMDKVTSTSKYYLLGTWVNQAKRLADGTDDFTKELYELNAKSLITTWGSINQSESGGLHDYSNRQWSGLINDFYKARWQIWIDNRSTELETGENVSDPNWFTWEWTWARGDDEYTSTPTNLNLKDLGANILENFSVKNFKSPAEDTSKDIDVKTISVEAGDYEKTRGEEYGEGSPDKVLDGNTGTKWHTTYGGSDRAKHYLTFTLNDEQMVSGLRYLPRTDGGNGTITKYEVYIKNSESDDWTKVITDGKLDANDNGWQILKFDDQKEYMAKQVKFVVLDAVSTEEGNDYAALTEMRILKGGIIEADLTELNAAIANAEKLNKADYTAETWATLEIALKEAKAITKDQTQKEVDAALSKLNDAVKGLKEVEKVDLTKLNAAIATVEKLNKVDYTAETWATLETALKEAKAITKENTQKEVDAALSKLNDAVKGLREVEKVDLTKLNATIATAEKLNKADYTAETWTTLEAALKDAKTVLADKNADQKTIDKAVLALENAMNGLLKAEEEKPVEPEKPTEPDTPATPDNDNEDKNVITNHTETISVIGKVEAGTQLITKEYSETEVKELTEIIKDKDLLKNFTIEKAFDISLVKDGTIVKPDGTISVRIKVSADILSKDVKVVFIDDNGNVTDMVTRKGSDYIEFDTNHNSTYAIVSNNAAHSNGADTGDTTNVGMIFTLLMLSGGIMVVMLKKKKA